A stretch of the Natrinema sp. CBA1119 genome encodes the following:
- a CDS encoding type II toxin-antitoxin system VapC family toxin codes for MKILDSSFCADFLRGREHAREYRLDHQDVSLVLPSVSFYELYHGAVKEGRDPVEVDQDLPWVEQLDYNRTHSLEGARIRQELEEKGQRIQHPDMMLAGVARSIDVPIVTSDSGFERIDGLDVENPREMY; via the coding sequence ATGAAGATCCTCGACAGTAGTTTCTGTGCCGACTTTCTGCGGGGGCGAGAGCACGCAAGAGAATACCGTCTCGACCACCAGGATGTGAGCCTCGTCCTTCCATCGGTCAGCTTCTATGAGCTATACCACGGCGCTGTGAAGGAGGGTCGTGACCCAGTAGAGGTAGACCAAGATCTCCCCTGGGTGGAACAACTAGATTACAACCGTACACACTCCCTCGAGGGAGCACGCATCCGCCAGGAACTGGAAGAGAAGGGACAACGAATCCAGCACCCGGACATGATGCTTGCCGGTGTCGCCCGTTCCATCGATGTCCCGATCGTCACCTCAGACAGTGGGTTTGAACGCATCGACGGACTCGATGTTGAGAACCCACGGGAAATGTACTAA
- a CDS encoding antitoxin VapB family protein: MGDKTIRVSERTWRKLRARKRGNESFEEVIEREIEDEDPLAGFGAWDDTDIDEAVRDVKEELDEDFEDGP; encoded by the coding sequence ATGGGCGATAAGACCATCCGCGTCTCGGAGAGGACGTGGCGGAAACTCCGAGCCCGCAAGCGAGGAAACGAGAGCTTCGAAGAGGTCATCGAGCGGGAGATAGAGGATGAAGACCCACTCGCCGGATTCGGTGCTTGGGACGACACCGATATCGACGAGGCCGTCCGCGACGTCAAGGAGGAACTCGACGAGGACTTCGAGGACGGCCCATGA
- a CDS encoding ArsR family transcriptional regulator: MTRNKPSDTPFAGRGNSPNSVDEQADDRREVLNLVTQETRFILIQNIVAHPEGMPSLKEIVYANPSKSKSTIRNHLDKLMDAGIVEGVELPKDERQRDLPYRFYQLTQDGQNLLEKYDLLRAEETLQEMHSMLEKTPQIQKYMDAPRPGDFQDDAQDEDNSRRLIEQ; the protein is encoded by the coding sequence ATGACGCGTAACAAACCAAGCGACACTCCCTTCGCGGGTAGGGGAAACTCGCCAAACAGCGTGGATGAACAGGCCGACGACCGACGAGAGGTGCTGAACCTCGTAACCCAAGAAACGAGGTTCATATTGATTCAGAACATCGTGGCGCATCCTGAGGGGATGCCGTCACTCAAAGAGATAGTGTACGCCAACCCCAGCAAAAGCAAGAGTACCATTCGCAACCATCTCGATAAGCTGATGGATGCTGGTATTGTTGAGGGAGTGGAGCTACCGAAGGATGAGCGCCAGCGAGATCTTCCATACCGGTTCTACCAGCTTACTCAAGATGGACAGAATTTGCTTGAAAAGTATGACCTGCTAAGGGCAGAAGAGACTCTCCAAGAAATGCACTCAATGCTGGAGAAAACCCCTCAGATTCAGAAGTATATGGATGCCCCTCGTCCAGGGGATTTCCAAGATGACGCACAGGACGAGGACAATTCGCGTCGCTTGATCGAGCAGTAG